In Malus sylvestris chromosome 15, drMalSylv7.2, whole genome shotgun sequence, a single genomic region encodes these proteins:
- the LOC126605752 gene encoding chaperonin 60 subunit alpha 2, chloroplastic-like isoform X1 — MSISFSSSSSQLFFQKSFFSLQSNFQKQRVAGFWRRPQALRRHVIKTGAKKISFGTECRDALQTGIDKLADAVSLTLGPKGRNVVLSESEKLKVINDGVTIVQSIELSDTIENVGAMLIQEVAKKMNNLAGDGTTTAVILTREMIKGGLLAVAFGANPISLKKGMDRTVNELVKILKEKSLPVKGRNDIKAVASISAGNDEFIGNLIAEAIEKIGPDGVISIESSSSFETSVLVEEGLKFDKGYMSSHFITNQEKSLVEFDKAKVLVTDHKISTVREIVPLLEKTTQLSIPLLIIAEDISKQVLETLVVNKKQGLLKVAVVKCPGFAEGKKAILQDIALMTGADFLSGDFGLTLESATSDQLGIARKVKITSNSTTIVADPSTKAEIQARILQIKKDLAETENANLSRKLSERIAKLCGGVAVIKVGAHTEVELEDRKLRIEDAKNATFAAMEEGVVPGGGATYVHLSEFIPSIKDSMEDLDEQIGADLVAKALLAPAKAIATNAGDDGEVVVEKTKSSDWRVGYNAMTGNYEDLPDGGVIDPCRVSRCALQIAVSIAGVVLTTQAVLVEKTKTKKPAVPFVPGITPQ, encoded by the exons ATGTCtatctccttctcctcctcctcctctcaaCTCTTCTTTCAAAAATCTTTCTTCTCT CTTCAGAGCAATTTTCAGAAGCAACGAGTAGCTGGGTTTTGGAGAAGGCCACAGGCTTTGAGGAGGCATGTGATCAAAACCGGCGCAAAGAAGATATCTTTTGGTACAGAATGCAGGGATGCCTTACAAACTGGGATAGATAAACTTGCTGATGCTGTTTCCCTTACCTTAGGACCTAAAG GACGTAATGTTGTTCTTTCTGAGTCTGAAAAACTGAAAGTGATTAATGATGGTGTAACAATTGTTCAGTCCATAGAGCTATCAGATACAATTGAGAACGTGGGAGCGATGCTAATCCAAGAG GTTGCAAAGAAAATGAATAATTTGGCAGGTGATGGTACCACCACTGCAGTCATTTTGACAAGAGAAATGATCAAAGGTGGACTTTTAGCAGTAGCTTTTGGAGCTAACCCAATTTCTCTGAAGAAAGGAATGGATAGGACTGTCAATGAATTGGTCAAGATCTTGAAGGAGAAGAGTCTTCCGGTAAAAGGAAGGAATGACATTAAAG CTGTAGCTTCAATTTCTGCTGGAAATGACGAGTTCATCGGTAATTTGATTGCTGAAGCTATAGAAAAGATTGGCCCTGATGGAGTGATCTCAATTGAGTCATCCTCATCATTTGAAACGTCTGTTTTAGTTGAAGAAGGGCTGAAG TTTGACAAGGGATACATGTCCTCCCACTTCATTACGAACCAGGAAAAATCTCTTGTGGAGTTTGACAAAGCTAAGGTCCTAGTAACTGATCACAAGATTTCAACTGTTAGAGAAATTGTTCCTTTATTGGAAAAGACAACCCAACTGAGTATCCCGCTGCTAATCATTGCAGAGGATATCTCAAAGCAAGTACTGGAAACACTGGTGGTGAACAAAAAGCAGGGTTTACTAAAAGTCGCTGTTGTTAAATGTCCTGGATTTGCAGAGGGGAAAAAGGCTATTTTGCAAGATATTGCACTTATGACAG GTGCTGATTTTCTCTCTGGAGATTTTGGTTTGACCCTTGAGAGTGCAACATCAGATCAACTTGGAATTGCAAGAAAAGTGAAAATAACAAGTAATTCAACAACGATAGTTGCAGACCCTTCTACTAAAGCTGAGATTCAGGCAAGAATATTGCAGATCAAGAAGGATCTGGCAGAAACAGAAAATGCAAACCTGTCGAGAAAGCTCTCCGAAAGAATTGCCAAACTTTGCGGTGGAGTTGCTGTAATTAAG GTAGGAGCACATACGGAGGTCGAACTTGAAGATCGCAAACTCAGAATCGAGGATGCAAAGAATGCTACATTTGCTGCTATGGAGGAAGGAGTGGTGCCTGGTGGTGGTGCCACATATGTACATCTCTCAGAATTTATTCCTTCCATCAAGGATTCTATGGAAGATTTAGATGAGCAGATTGGTGCTGACCTTGTAGCAAAG GCTCTACTTGCTCCTGCAAAAGCAATTGCAACTAATGCAGGGGATGATGGAGAAGTTGTTGTGGAGAAGACTAAAAGTTCTGATTGGAGAGTTGGGTACAATGCAATGACAGGGAACTATGAAGATCTCCCTGATGGAGGAGTTATAGATCCTTGTAGGGTTTCAAGATGTGCCCTTCAAATTGCGGTCTCCATTGCCGGAGTGGTTCTTACAACTCAAGCCGTATTGGTGGAGAAAACAAAGACGAAAAAGCCCGCTGTTCCTTTTGTTCCAGGAATAACTCCTCAGTGA
- the LOC126605752 gene encoding chaperonin 60 subunit alpha 2, chloroplastic-like isoform X2, with translation MSISFSSSSSQLFFQKSFFSLQSNFQKQRVAGFWRRPQALRRHVIKTGAKKISFGTECRDALQTGIDKLADAVSLTLGPKGRNVVLSESEKLKVINDGVTIVQSIELSDTIENVGAMLIQEVAKKMNNLAGDGTTTAVILTREMIKGGLLAVAFGANPISLKKGMDRTVNELVKILKEKSLPVKGRNDIKAVASISAGNDEFIGNLIAEAIEKIGPDGVISIESSSSFETSVLVEEGLKFDKGYMSSHFITNQEKSLVEFDKAKVLVTDHKISTVREIVPLLEKTTQLSIPLLIIAEDISKQVLETLVVNKKQGLLKVAVVKCPGFAEGKKAILQDIALMTGADFLSGDFGLTLESATSDQLGIARKVKITSNSTTIVADPSTKAEIQARILQIKKDLAETENANLSRKLSERIAKLCGGVAVIKVGAHTEVELEDRKLRIEDAKNATFAAMEEGVVPGGGATYVHLSEFIPSIKDSMEDLDEQIGADLVAKLCLVEGLHRFHARKSVNVVCRLYLLLQKQLQLMQGMMEKLLWRRLKVLIGELGTMQ, from the exons ATGTCtatctccttctcctcctcctcctctcaaCTCTTCTTTCAAAAATCTTTCTTCTCT CTTCAGAGCAATTTTCAGAAGCAACGAGTAGCTGGGTTTTGGAGAAGGCCACAGGCTTTGAGGAGGCATGTGATCAAAACCGGCGCAAAGAAGATATCTTTTGGTACAGAATGCAGGGATGCCTTACAAACTGGGATAGATAAACTTGCTGATGCTGTTTCCCTTACCTTAGGACCTAAAG GACGTAATGTTGTTCTTTCTGAGTCTGAAAAACTGAAAGTGATTAATGATGGTGTAACAATTGTTCAGTCCATAGAGCTATCAGATACAATTGAGAACGTGGGAGCGATGCTAATCCAAGAG GTTGCAAAGAAAATGAATAATTTGGCAGGTGATGGTACCACCACTGCAGTCATTTTGACAAGAGAAATGATCAAAGGTGGACTTTTAGCAGTAGCTTTTGGAGCTAACCCAATTTCTCTGAAGAAAGGAATGGATAGGACTGTCAATGAATTGGTCAAGATCTTGAAGGAGAAGAGTCTTCCGGTAAAAGGAAGGAATGACATTAAAG CTGTAGCTTCAATTTCTGCTGGAAATGACGAGTTCATCGGTAATTTGATTGCTGAAGCTATAGAAAAGATTGGCCCTGATGGAGTGATCTCAATTGAGTCATCCTCATCATTTGAAACGTCTGTTTTAGTTGAAGAAGGGCTGAAG TTTGACAAGGGATACATGTCCTCCCACTTCATTACGAACCAGGAAAAATCTCTTGTGGAGTTTGACAAAGCTAAGGTCCTAGTAACTGATCACAAGATTTCAACTGTTAGAGAAATTGTTCCTTTATTGGAAAAGACAACCCAACTGAGTATCCCGCTGCTAATCATTGCAGAGGATATCTCAAAGCAAGTACTGGAAACACTGGTGGTGAACAAAAAGCAGGGTTTACTAAAAGTCGCTGTTGTTAAATGTCCTGGATTTGCAGAGGGGAAAAAGGCTATTTTGCAAGATATTGCACTTATGACAG GTGCTGATTTTCTCTCTGGAGATTTTGGTTTGACCCTTGAGAGTGCAACATCAGATCAACTTGGAATTGCAAGAAAAGTGAAAATAACAAGTAATTCAACAACGATAGTTGCAGACCCTTCTACTAAAGCTGAGATTCAGGCAAGAATATTGCAGATCAAGAAGGATCTGGCAGAAACAGAAAATGCAAACCTGTCGAGAAAGCTCTCCGAAAGAATTGCCAAACTTTGCGGTGGAGTTGCTGTAATTAAG GTAGGAGCACATACGGAGGTCGAACTTGAAGATCGCAAACTCAGAATCGAGGATGCAAAGAATGCTACATTTGCTGCTATGGAGGAAGGAGTGGTGCCTGGTGGTGGTGCCACATATGTACATCTCTCAGAATTTATTCCTTCCATCAAGGATTCTATGGAAGATTTAGATGAGCAGATTGGTGCTGACCTTGTAGCAAAG TTATGCCTAGTTGAAGGCCTACACCGTTTTCATGCAAGAAAATCTGTCAATGTCGTATGCAGGCTCTACTTGCTCCTGCAAAAGCAATTGCAACTAATGCAGGGGATGATGGAGAAGTTGTTGTGGAGAAGACTAAAAGTTCTGATTGGAGAGTTGGGTACAATGCAATGA
- the LOC126605758 gene encoding probable E3 ubiquitin-protein ligase RHC1A — MSLQAHRPRDIVNGIRSWCQHCLRTIRIASSNPHAILFPYCYTEFNHELDVSRPRLIDHLTGLEQPSPAARLLDTLSRWRTENEDERVSWITFEDAVNDVTGGTWMVENDRPGPSAAATSAIRALPLVKISEGQLANEPNCPVCKEGFEVGGEAREMPCKHVYHSDCILPWLHIHNTCPVCRYELQAASSCSPNDDYYEDEEEEEEEVTESPNIWRCWWNLFLIFWPFSALVNWTQR; from the coding sequence ATGTCACTGCAGGCTCATCGTCCTCGTGATATTGTCAACGGAATAAGAAGTTGGTGCCAACACTGCCTACGTACCATAAGAATTGCCTCTTCCAACCCACATGCAATTCTATTTCCTTACTGCTACACCGAGTTTAATCACGAGCTCGATGTTTCGAGGCCTAGGCTTATCGATCACCTTACAGGCCTAGAACAACCGTCCCCCGCTGCCCGGTTACTGGATACCTTGTCTCGTTGGCGGACGGAAAACGAAGATGAACGAGTGTCTTGGATCACCTTTGAGGATGCGGTAAATGATGTTACTGGAGGGACCTGGATGGTTGAGAATGACCGTCCAGGTCCCTCTGCAGCAGCAACTTCTGCCATTCGAGCTTTGCCATTGGTGAAAATATCGGAAGGGCAGTTAGCCAACGAGCCAAATTGCCCCGTGTGCAAGGAAGGGTTTGAGGTTGGCGGAGAAGCGAGGGAGATGCCATGCAAGCATGTCTACCATTCCGACTGCATACTCCCTTGGCTTCACATACACAATACATGCCCGGTTTGCCGCTACGAGCTTCAAGCAGCCAGCAGCTGCAGCCCGAATGACGATTACTATgaagatgaggaggaggaggaggaggaggtgacaGAAAGCCCAAATATTTGGCGGTGCTGGTGGAATCTCTTCTTAATTTTCTGGCCATTTTCTGCATTGGTTAATTGGACGCAACGTTAA
- the LOC126605757 gene encoding RHOMBOID-like protein 10, chloroplastic, with product MIRSGELQAQWFSFPRAGPTPNPIHHHLTAAASLRLSHHIFHHHHFRLRSIFHSYFQKLAHHSPLHGLKEGFNFLPLPSSNASASACFSFFGGGGGETSDDSPNEGQISRFSTKSFFNGRQWTNVLLALNILVYIAQCATQDELLLWGAKINSLIDKGQLWRLVTSSFLHANIGHLLVNCYSLNSVGPTMEKISGPKRYLALYFASAIASSAMSYGFSEAPAVGASGAVFGLVGSLAVFVMRHRGLVGRGKEDLQQIAHVIVLNMAIGFFFKGIDNWGHFGGLLGGVATSWLLGPAWKYESPSADGRRIFSDKAPIFYLINTKKKS from the exons ATGATCAGATCAGGTGAGCTTCAGGCGCAATGGTTCTCCTTCCCCAGAGCGGGTCCCACTCCAAACCCCATACATCATCACCTCACCGCCGCCGCTTCTCTCCGCCTCAGTCACCACAtcttccaccaccaccacttccGCCTCCGCTCCATTTTCCATTCCTACTTTCAG AAACTTGCCCATCATAGTCCCCTGCACGGATTGAAGGAAGGATTTAACTTTCTGCCATTGCCAAGTAGCAATGCTTCAGCTTCTGCTTGCTTTAGTTTCtttggtggaggaggaggagaaactAGCGATGATTCCCCAAATGAAGGGCAAATTTCTAGGTTTTCCACTAAAAGCTTCTTCAATGGAAGACAATGGACTAATGTCCTCCTTGCTCTTAACATCTT AGTTTATATTGCGCAATGTGCAACGCAAGATGAGTTACTTCTATGGGGAGCCAAG ATAAATAGCCTCATCGACAAAGGGCAATTGTGGAGGCTCGTTACATCGTCCTTTTTGCATGCAAATATCGGGCACCTCTTG GTTAATTGTTATTCTTTGAATTCAGTTGGTCCTACCATGGAGAAGATTAGTGGTCCTAAGAGATATCTTGCACTCTACTTTGCCTCAGCAATTGCAA GTTCAGCGATGAGTTATGGGTTCAGTGAGGCACCTGCAGTTGGTGCATCAGGAGCAGTCTTCGGATTA GTTGGATCTCTTGCTGTGTTTGTCATGAGACATAGAGGTTTGGTTGGACGTGGCAAAGAAGATCTGCAGCAGATAGCACACGTGATTGTCCTGAATATG GCTATTGGTTTCTTCTTCAAAGGCATTGATAACTGGGGACAT TTTGGAGGCTTGCTTGGTGGAGTTGCCACATCCTGGCTTCTAGGACCTGCATGGAAGTACGAATCTCCATCCGCTGACGGGCGAAGAATTTTTTCTGACAAGGCTCCTATTTTCTACCTCATCAACACAAAAAAGAAATCGTAG
- the LOC126602430 gene encoding uncharacterized protein LOC126602430 — MGKSEANLQEQQQQQQQQQQRQTQEAQNSSGLICLRCSVVFSTIGRELSFRCVVVLILSFSILLSGIFWIPHFHAIISQFDARQEIKLSATVQAYFRLEKPVTDLVPHIQRLEYDINGEIGVPGAKVAILSMHQFDASDQTDVVFGALSDPINVPIDPVFLSVLRSSLVELFLKQSNLTLTASIFGQPSMFEILKCPGGITVIPLQSASIWQKPQILFNFTLNNSISDIVENFVELKEQLKFGLHLRPYEDVFLRIINKIGSTEAPPVVVQASLVSDVGIIAPQRLKQLVQTITGSREKNLGLNNTVFGKVKSIRLSSYPKGAPSSTPPTPSPAPSPEPSISPYPASPVPSPGIHHLPPAPALSPDIHLLPPAPLPDIHPLPPAPSPDIHHLPLAPSPGTHLLAPAPSPDVHHLPPAPSPEIYHLSPTPSKVPAHPHPCPYHGSRIPPVSSPASRSNPTAPPTYATNGSPYSPSPSPSSHLSSHVPAAPVASYASSPGNKGSAQDSISPSPSSSSSAGAFYKEIWLLKFSVLLIFHLLCWFG; from the exons ATGGGGAAGAGTGAAGCAAATCTGCAGGAGCAGCAACAGCAACAGCAACAGCAACAGCAGCGGCAGACTCAGGAGGCTCAGAATTCTTCGGGACTCATCTGTCTGCGATGTTCGGTGGTTTTCAGCACAATCGGCAGAGAGCTGAGCTTCAGATGCGTCGTCGTCTTGATCCTCAGCTTCTCAATTTTACTCTCTGGGATCTTCTGGATCCCACATTTCCATGCAATCATCTCCCAGTTTGATGCCAGACAGGAAATTAAGCTCAGTG CTACAGTTCAGGCATACTTCAGACTGGAAAAGCCAGTTACGGACCTTGTTCCACACATCCAAAGATTAGAATATGATATCAATGGGGAAATAGGTGTCCCAGGTgcaaag GTGGCTATCTTGTCCATGCACCAATTTGATGCATCTGATCAAACTGATGTGGTGTTTGGTGCTCTTTCCGATCCAATAAATGTTCCAATCGATCCAGTGTTCTTAAGTGTGTTGAGGTCCTCTTTAGTTGAGCTATTCCTTAAGCAATCCAATCTTACATTGACTGCATCAATTTTCGGGCAGCCATCTATGTTTGAGATTCTAAAGTGTCCTGGGGGAATTACTGTGATTCCTTTGCAATCAGCTTCAATCTGGCAGAAACCCcagattttatttaattttactcTCAATAATTCTATATCCGACATAGTGGAAAATTTTGTTGAGTTAAAGGAGCAGTTGAAGTTTGGATTGCATCTGAGGCCTTATGAG GATGTATTTTTGCGAATAATAAACAAAATAGGTTCAACTGAAGCACCCCCAGTCGTGGTTCAGGCATCTCTCGTGTCTGATGTAGGTATCATTGCGCCACAGAGATTGAAGCAGTTGGTTCAAACAATCACAGGTTCTCGTGAAAAAAATCTTGGCCTTAATAACACAGTCTTTGGCAAAGTTAAAAGTATCAGGTTATCTTCTTATCCGAAGGGTGCACCCTCTTCAACCCCTCCAACTCCTTCGCCAGCTCCATCTCCAGAGCCATCAATTTCTCCATATCCTGCTTCTCCAGTACCGTCCCCTGGCATTCACCATCTCCCACCAGCACCAGCACTGTCACCTGACATTCATCTTCTCCCACCAGCACCCTTACCAGACATTCATCCCCTCCCCCCAGCACCCTCACCTGATATTCATCACCTCCCCTTAGCACCCTCACCTGGTACTCATCTTCTTGCCCCTGCACCGTCACCTGACGTTCATCATCTCCCACCAGCACCCTCACCTGAGATTTATCATCTCTCACCAACACCTTCCAAGGTACCTGCACATCCTCATCCATGTCCATATCATGGTTCTAGAATTCCTCCAGTCTCCTCACCAGCTTCTCGTTCTAACCCTACTGCTCCTCCTACTTATGCTACTAATGGTTCCCCTTACTCACCTTCTCCGAGTCCCTCGTCTCATTTGTCCTCACACGTGCCAGCTGCACCTGTAGCGTCCTATGCTTCCAGTCCCGGAAACAAGGGAAGTGCACAAGATTCAATATCTCCATCACCTTCCTCGT CTTCATCAGCAGGAGCTTTCTACAAGGAGATCTGGTTATTGAAATTTTCGGTACTCCTCATCTTTCATCTGCTTTGTTGGTTTGGTTGA